GGCATCCCGACGACGAGAAGCCCCGCCAGCAATAGCGACACAGGTGCAAGAAATTCCATACTCAGCCAATCCGATCCGAAGCGCCGCGAAGGTGCTGAACGTCACCCGCCGCATTTACGAGAAGGCGCAGAACGATCAGCACGCAGCCAATCGGCGCAATCACAAGCGTGGTGACGAGAGGCGCGTCGATGTCGCCGGATGTGCGATATCCGAAGTCCCACGCCTTAAGCGCCTCGCGCGAGGCACCGTAACAGATCAGCGCAAAAAACGCGGCCGCTGCCAATCGCAAGACGACATTGAAACCGGCCCGCAGCCCTTCGGGCAGAGCATCAAACACTATCCCCACTCGCACGTGGCCATCATACATTTCCAGATAGCTCAGGCTTCCGAACACGATGATGGGCATCAGATATAGCTCTGTAGCGCCAATGACCCCTTCGATCGGGTCATTCAGGATATAGCGCGTAAAGACCTGTATGAGGATCAGCACCAGCATGACCATCATCGCAGCGCGCGACAGCCAGTTCATCCCGGTATCCACCCGGTCCATCGCTCGGCCCAGAGGACCGTGCAATCCAACTCTCGGCGACGGCACGGCGTCCTCTCGGGGATCAAGATCGTGACGGGACACGGTTGCGCGCCTTACTGCGTCTGGTGCTTTTCGATGTTCGCACGAAACATCTCCAGCACTTCGCCCGCAGGCAGTCCGCGCTCTTGCAGACCAGAGACCCAGGCATCGAACACCGGCGCTGTGGCCGATTTGACCTTTTCGCGCTGCGCTTCATCCAGAACGATGACCTCGATACCGCTGTCCCGCATCTTGTCCTCAAGCTCGGCGGCCGATCGGTCGGTTTCTTCGGCAACTCGCTGCATCGCCTCCTGCGACGCCTGTTGAATGGCCTGTTGATGCTCTGGCGACAGATCCTGCCAGACCTCCTCGCGGATCGCGTAGGGCGCCCAATACACAAAAACATCCAGACCCAGAACGGCGGTATCGATT
The nucleotide sequence above comes from Sagittula sp. P11. Encoded proteins:
- a CDS encoding TRAP transporter small permease → MNWLSRAAMMVMLVLILIQVFTRYILNDPIEGVIGATELYLMPIIVFGSLSYLEMYDGHVRVGIVFDALPEGLRAGFNVVLRLAAAAFFALICYGASREALKAWDFGYRTSGDIDAPLVTTLVIAPIGCVLIVLRLLVNAAGDVQHLRGASDRIG